From the genome of Psychroserpens ponticola, one region includes:
- a CDS encoding enoyl-CoA hydratase/isomerase family protein, which translates to MSDPYVKLDILNEVGYIEFFHPAHNSLPGDVLAKLAQTITEAGDNDAIKVIVLKSGGDRTFCAGASFKELININDAATGKVFFSGFANVINAMRKCPKFIIGRIQGKTVGGGVGLAASTDYCMATKFAAIKLSELNIGIGPFVVGPAIERKMGLSAMSQIAIDANSFYPAEWAKQKGLFTQVYESTEDLDNAVKTTAEHLCTYNTEAMLEMKKVFWKGTDDWDELLAIRAQTSGRLVLSDFTKEKLKGFK; encoded by the coding sequence ATGAGTGACCCTTATGTAAAGTTGGATATTCTTAACGAAGTAGGATACATAGAATTTTTCCATCCTGCGCACAATTCTTTACCAGGAGATGTATTAGCTAAACTGGCACAAACCATAACCGAAGCTGGAGACAACGATGCTATTAAAGTCATCGTTCTTAAAAGTGGAGGAGACAGAACATTTTGTGCTGGAGCAAGCTTTAAAGAATTAATAAACATCAATGATGCTGCAACAGGGAAAGTATTCTTTTCTGGATTTGCTAATGTCATCAACGCGATGCGCAAATGTCCAAAATTCATTATTGGTCGCATTCAAGGAAAAACCGTTGGAGGAGGTGTTGGATTAGCAGCTTCAACCGACTATTGTATGGCAACAAAATTTGCAGCCATCAAATTAAGTGAATTGAATATTGGTATCGGACCATTTGTTGTTGGACCAGCAATTGAGCGTAAAATGGGACTAAGCGCAATGTCGCAAATAGCAATTGATGCCAATTCCTTTTATCCTGCTGAATGGGCAAAACAAAAAGGCTTATTTACACAAGTTTATGAGAGTACAGAAGACCTTGACAACGCTGTGAAAACGACTGCAGAACATCTTTGTACTTACAATACTGAAGCCATGCTGGAAATGAAAAAAGTATTCTGGAAAGGAACAGATGATTGGGATGAGTTATTAGCAATACGTGCCCAAACAAGCGGACGACTAGTGCTGTCTGACTTTACAAAAGAGAAATTAAAAGGATTTAAATAG
- a CDS encoding acyltransferase — protein MIYIFKGYTPVVHESSFVHPLAAVTGNVIIGKNCYIGPGAAIRGDWGQIILEDGVNVQENCTVHMFPGKSITLKESAHVGHGAIIHGANLGRNCLIGMNTVIMDDAEIGDESIVGAMAFVKAETKIPKRSLVVGNPAKVIKQVSDEMIAWKTKGTKLYQQLPTDCHESLREVEPLREVPSIMKMQEGAYDTLRDFMKK, from the coding sequence ATGATTTATATATTCAAAGGCTATACACCAGTAGTACACGAGTCAAGTTTCGTGCATCCTTTGGCTGCAGTAACAGGAAATGTCATCATTGGTAAAAATTGTTACATTGGTCCAGGTGCTGCAATTCGTGGAGATTGGGGACAAATCATTTTAGAAGATGGTGTAAATGTCCAAGAAAATTGCACAGTGCATATGTTTCCTGGCAAATCGATTACACTAAAAGAAAGTGCGCATGTTGGTCATGGAGCCATAATTCATGGCGCTAATTTGGGTAGAAATTGCTTAATTGGGATGAATACAGTCATCATGGATGATGCCGAAATTGGAGATGAATCTATAGTTGGTGCAATGGCATTTGTAAAAGCAGAAACCAAAATTCCGAAGAGAAGTTTAGTTGTAGGAAATCCTGCAAAAGTGATTAAACAAGTTAGTGATGAAATGATTGCTTGGAAAACAAAAGGCACAAAATTATATCAACAATTACCAACTGATTGTCATGAGAGTTTAAGAGAAGTTGAACCTTTAAGGGAAGTTCCTTCAATTATGAAAATGCAAGAAGGAGCCTATGATACCCTTCGTGATTTTATGAAAAAATAA
- a CDS encoding dihydrolipoamide acetyltransferase family protein: MSKFEFKMPKLGESITEAAIITWFKNIGDTIEEDEMFLEVATDKVDSEVPSTVSGVIEAILYNANDVIKIGETIAIIKVNKTLSSKSKTNTKQDITSSTVKASQKKDEKAKKTRTVTSSAVEMSHSNSFSVSNSNTFFSPLVVKIAKEHHISFEELARIPATGHDNRLRKSDVFQYIEDGRPFKFAQPVAQQDPTAYRIPQLNFDKGKGKVIEMDRMRQMIADHMVYSKHTSPHVTAYVEADLTNMVNWRNANKVAFQEKHGERLTFTPLFVEAVAKAIKDFPNINASVDGKNIIVKENINIGMATALPSGNLIVPVVRNADTKDLKTLAVNVNELANKARENNLKADDIQGSTFTISNVGTFGSVMGTPIINQPEVAILALGIIKKRPEVITTEKGDEIAIRSMMYLSLSFDHRVVDGFLGGSFVRCVADYFEQFDSNREI, encoded by the coding sequence ATGTCAAAATTCGAATTCAAAATGCCCAAATTGGGAGAAAGCATTACCGAAGCAGCCATTATTACCTGGTTCAAAAATATTGGTGATACCATAGAAGAAGATGAAATGTTTCTAGAAGTTGCTACAGATAAAGTAGATTCTGAAGTGCCTTCAACAGTTTCAGGAGTTATTGAAGCTATTTTATATAATGCCAATGATGTTATCAAAATAGGTGAAACTATCGCTATAATTAAGGTAAATAAAACATTATCTTCAAAATCTAAAACTAATACAAAGCAAGATATCACGTCGAGCACAGTTAAGGCGTCTCAAAAGAAAGATGAAAAAGCTAAAAAAACGCGTACTGTCACATCGAGCGCAGTCGAGATGTCTCATTCAAATTCGTTTTCAGTATCTAACAGTAATACTTTTTTTTCACCATTAGTAGTCAAAATCGCCAAAGAACATCATATTAGTTTTGAAGAATTAGCAAGAATTCCTGCAACTGGTCACGACAATCGCTTACGTAAAAGTGATGTCTTTCAATACATAGAAGATGGAAGACCATTTAAATTTGCGCAACCTGTTGCACAACAAGATCCAACAGCTTATCGTATTCCGCAATTGAATTTTGATAAAGGCAAAGGCAAAGTGATTGAAATGGATAGAATGCGACAAATGATTGCAGATCATATGGTGTATTCAAAGCATACTTCACCTCATGTTACAGCTTATGTTGAGGCAGATTTAACCAATATGGTAAATTGGCGAAATGCGAATAAAGTGGCATTTCAAGAAAAACATGGCGAGCGTTTAACATTTACACCATTGTTCGTTGAAGCTGTTGCAAAAGCAATAAAAGATTTTCCAAATATTAATGCTTCAGTTGATGGTAAAAACATCATCGTTAAAGAGAATATCAATATTGGTATGGCAACGGCTTTGCCTAGTGGGAATTTGATTGTTCCAGTAGTTCGAAATGCTGATACGAAAGATTTAAAAACATTAGCAGTCAATGTAAATGAACTTGCAAATAAAGCTCGAGAGAATAATTTAAAAGCTGACGACATTCAAGGAAGCACTTTCACAATTTCAAATGTAGGAACCTTTGGAAGTGTTATGGGCACACCAATTATTAATCAGCCAGAAGTCGCTATTCTTGCTTTAGGAATTATAAAAAAACGCCCTGAAGTAATTACCACAGAAAAAGGTGATGAAATCGCAATAAGAAGTATGATGTATTTATCCTTATCATTTGACCATAGAGTTGTTGATGGATTTTTAGGCGGAAGCTTTGTGCGTTGTGTTGCAGATTACTTTGAGCAATTTGATAGCAATAGAGAAATTTAA
- a CDS encoding alpha-ketoacid dehydrogenase subunit alpha/beta, whose translation MDKEILKKGFSNLCTAKAMAELYEANFKQVSKYVHATSRGHEAIQVALGMQLLPQDYAFPYYRDDAMLLSFGLEPYDLMLQLLAKKSDPFSGGRTYYSHPSLKDDDKPKIPHQSSATGMQAIPATGVAMGMQYKELQGLDDFSLESDPVSSSAVENALKPITVCSLGDASVTEGEIAEAFQMAALKQMPILYLVQDNGWDISANAAETRAQNAHEYAQGFHGLEAITIDGANFIESYEAVQKVIKTIREERRPFLIHAKVPLLNHHTSGVRMEWYRDDLEEAKSRDPYPVLKQQLLDNGFSLKEVDAIENSAKAKVEGDFKEALKADDPTPEDLFTNDFAPTPITEEKGTRAPEGAEKVVMVDCALFAVEELMKKHQECLLYGQDVGGRLGGVFREAATLAQKFGDDRVFNTPIQEAFIVGSTVGMSAVGLKPIVEVQFADYIWPGLNQLFTEVSRSCYLSNGKWPVSMILRVPIGAYGSGGPYHSSSVESVITNIRGIKIAYPSNGADLKGLMKAAFYDPNPVVILEHKGLYWSKVPGTLTATSVEPSEDYVLPFGKAWILQEIWKQDDVETLTIVTYGMGVHWAYNASGELGMRDQIEIIDLRTLFPLDEDTIMKSVKKTGKCLVVTEEPSNNSFARALSGKIQEECFKYLDAPVMTIGSENMPAIPLNSTLEETMIPSTKKVKTKIEVLLSY comes from the coding sequence ATGGACAAAGAGATACTAAAGAAAGGATTTTCAAATTTGTGTACAGCCAAAGCAATGGCAGAATTATACGAAGCTAATTTTAAGCAAGTTTCAAAATATGTACACGCAACCTCAAGAGGTCATGAAGCCATTCAAGTGGCTTTAGGAATGCAATTATTACCACAAGATTATGCGTTTCCATATTATAGAGATGATGCCATGTTGTTGTCATTCGGATTAGAACCATATGATTTAATGTTGCAATTATTAGCCAAAAAATCTGATCCGTTTTCTGGTGGAAGAACCTATTATTCACATCCAAGTTTGAAGGATGATGATAAACCTAAAATTCCGCATCAATCCTCTGCAACTGGTATGCAAGCCATTCCTGCAACAGGTGTTGCTATGGGAATGCAATATAAAGAATTGCAAGGTTTAGATGATTTTAGTTTAGAATCAGACCCTGTGAGTTCGAGCGCAGTCGAGAACGCTCTCAAACCAATAACAGTGTGTTCTCTTGGAGACGCTTCGGTTACCGAAGGTGAAATAGCCGAAGCCTTTCAAATGGCTGCCTTAAAGCAAATGCCAATACTTTATTTGGTTCAAGATAACGGTTGGGATATTTCGGCTAATGCAGCCGAAACTAGAGCTCAAAATGCTCATGAATATGCGCAAGGATTCCATGGATTAGAAGCTATTACAATTGATGGTGCAAATTTTATAGAAAGCTATGAAGCTGTACAGAAGGTAATCAAAACCATTCGTGAAGAACGACGACCATTTTTAATACATGCAAAAGTCCCGTTATTGAATCATCATACCTCAGGAGTAAGAATGGAATGGTATCGTGATGATTTGGAAGAAGCTAAATCTCGTGATCCTTATCCTGTTTTAAAACAACAATTATTAGATAATGGGTTTTCTTTAAAGGAAGTTGATGCTATCGAAAATTCCGCGAAAGCGAAAGTTGAAGGTGATTTTAAGGAAGCTTTAAAAGCGGATGATCCAACACCTGAAGATCTATTTACTAACGATTTTGCGCCTACGCCTATTACTGAAGAAAAAGGAACACGTGCTCCTGAAGGTGCAGAGAAAGTGGTCATGGTCGATTGTGCCTTATTTGCCGTTGAAGAATTGATGAAAAAGCACCAAGAATGTTTGCTTTACGGTCAAGATGTTGGTGGACGACTTGGAGGTGTGTTTAGAGAAGCTGCAACCTTAGCTCAGAAATTTGGTGATGATCGCGTGTTTAATACACCAATTCAGGAAGCATTTATTGTTGGTTCTACGGTTGGCATGAGTGCTGTTGGATTAAAACCCATTGTTGAGGTTCAGTTTGCTGATTATATTTGGCCTGGATTAAATCAGTTGTTTACTGAAGTAAGTCGAAGCTGTTACCTTTCAAACGGAAAATGGCCTGTAAGCATGATTCTTCGTGTGCCAATTGGCGCTTATGGAAGTGGAGGACCATATCATTCGTCTTCTGTTGAAAGTGTAATTACTAACATTCGCGGCATTAAAATCGCGTATCCAAGTAATGGCGCAGATTTAAAAGGTTTGATGAAAGCGGCTTTTTATGACCCGAATCCAGTTGTAATTTTAGAACACAAAGGCTTGTATTGGTCAAAAGTGCCTGGAACTTTAACTGCAACATCTGTAGAACCTTCTGAAGATTATGTGTTGCCTTTTGGAAAAGCTTGGATATTACAAGAAATTTGGAAACAAGACGATGTTGAAACCTTAACTATTGTTACTTATGGAATGGGAGTGCATTGGGCTTATAATGCATCTGGAGAATTAGGAATGCGAGATCAAATTGAAATAATTGATTTACGAACCTTATTTCCGTTAGACGAAGACACGATTATGAAATCGGTTAAAAAGACAGGGAAGTGTTTAGTAGTTACAGAAGAACCTTCCAATAATAGTTTTGCCAGAGCATTGTCTGGTAAAATTCAAGAAGAATGCTTTAAATATTTAGATGCTCCAGTGATGACTATTGGTAGTGAGAATATGCCAGCAATTCCATTAAATTCTACGTTAGAGGAAACCATGATTCCTTCAACTAAAAAAGTGAAAACTAAAATAGAAGTATTGTTAAGTTACTAG
- a CDS encoding SulP family inorganic anion transporter encodes MILGQTTRKNFTQNPKNDILSGLTVALALVPEAVAFAFVAGIDPLVGLYGAFMMGIVTALFGGRPGMISGATGAMAVVMVHLIQKGNEVGINLDTPIDNLGLQWLFITLLFVGGIQILAGVFKLGKFVRLIPHPVMMGFVNGLAIVIFLSQLGLFPNAVPKDLSILSNTSEWFSALFTNATFWKMMGFIGLTMGIMYGLPKLTKKIPAALIAIIVVACITIFGGIEMSTVGSFIQEGGGKGLEGGLPTFQDQIFGLFSTLAGHWDLILSTAFILAAVGLIESLMTLNLIDEMTETRGNGNRECIAQGGANMLNGLFGGMGGCAMIGQSIINVDSGGRGRLSGAVAAVALLCFVLFGAPLIEQIPIAALVGVMFMVVIGTFAWSSFRIIRKIPLSDAIVLIAVSAITVWKDLAVAVIAGVIISALVFAWKNATMIRARKRLQPDGTKTYEIWGPLFFGSIQNFNSKFDVKNDPKNVEIDFIESRVSDHSALEAIFNLVNKYEAEGKSIKLRHLSEDCKILLYKGNPKFQEVIVEDIDDPRYHLAADPEKFTKPLSEYDI; translated from the coding sequence ATGATATTAGGTCAAACCACTAGAAAAAACTTCACTCAAAACCCAAAAAACGATATTCTCTCAGGTCTTACTGTCGCTTTAGCACTTGTACCAGAAGCGGTCGCCTTTGCATTTGTTGCAGGTATAGACCCATTAGTTGGACTCTATGGTGCATTTATGATGGGAATAGTAACTGCGCTATTTGGTGGTCGACCAGGAATGATTTCAGGTGCTACTGGAGCAATGGCAGTAGTTATGGTTCATTTAATTCAAAAAGGAAATGAAGTTGGTATTAACCTTGATACACCAATAGACAACCTTGGTCTTCAATGGCTGTTTATCACCTTACTATTTGTAGGTGGAATTCAAATATTAGCAGGTGTTTTTAAATTAGGAAAGTTCGTTAGACTTATACCACATCCTGTAATGATGGGTTTTGTAAATGGTCTTGCTATAGTAATCTTCCTTTCACAATTAGGTTTATTCCCAAATGCGGTTCCAAAAGACTTATCCATTTTATCAAATACATCTGAATGGTTTTCAGCATTATTTACAAATGCTACCTTCTGGAAAATGATGGGTTTTATTGGGCTGACAATGGGAATCATGTATGGTTTACCTAAACTTACCAAAAAGATTCCAGCTGCTTTAATTGCTATAATAGTTGTTGCATGTATTACCATTTTTGGTGGTATCGAAATGAGTACTGTAGGATCTTTTATTCAAGAAGGAGGTGGCAAAGGTTTAGAAGGAGGATTACCAACATTTCAAGATCAAATATTTGGATTATTTAGCACATTAGCTGGACATTGGGATTTAATACTTTCTACAGCATTTATTTTAGCTGCAGTTGGTTTAATTGAATCTTTAATGACACTTAACCTCATTGATGAAATGACTGAAACTAGAGGAAATGGAAATAGAGAATGTATTGCACAAGGTGGTGCAAATATGCTTAACGGATTATTTGGAGGTATGGGTGGCTGTGCCATGATTGGTCAATCTATTATTAATGTAGATTCTGGTGGACGTGGCAGACTATCTGGTGCTGTAGCAGCAGTCGCATTATTATGTTTTGTACTCTTTGGAGCTCCATTAATTGAGCAAATTCCTATTGCTGCACTGGTAGGCGTTATGTTTATGGTTGTTATTGGAACCTTTGCTTGGAGTAGTTTTAGAATTATTAGAAAAATTCCATTATCTGATGCCATTGTTTTAATAGCAGTTTCTGCAATCACAGTATGGAAAGATTTAGCTGTTGCTGTAATTGCTGGAGTTATAATTTCGGCTCTAGTATTTGCATGGAAAAATGCAACGATGATTAGAGCGCGTAAGCGATTACAACCTGATGGTACAAAAACATATGAAATTTGGGGTCCTCTTTTCTTCGGATCTATCCAAAATTTTAATTCAAAATTTGATGTAAAAAACGACCCGAAGAATGTTGAAATAGACTTTATAGAATCTAGAGTAAGTGACCATTCTGCTTTAGAGGCTATTTTTAACTTAGTTAACAAATACGAAGCTGAAGGTAAATCAATAAAATTAAGACATTTAAGTGAAGATTGTAAAATTTTACTTTATAAAGGAAATCCAAAATTTCAGGAAGTTATTGTTGAAGATATTGACGACCCAAGATATCATTTGGCAGCTGATCCAGAAAAATTCACCAAACCATTATCTGAATATGATATATAA
- a CDS encoding DUF4136 domain-containing protein, which yields MKNFLTKSLLVLFGLLIVSCASVKVAADYDKEADFNSYKTFAFFKTGIDKAEISDLDKRRILRAIESELLAKGFTKSENPDMLVSIFTKSQQRINVYNNTWGWANFGPRWGYNNQTIVSSNPEGTLYIDLIDMEKKELIWQGMGTGYISKKMDKKEEQIKEFVMKIMEKYPPGEKQ from the coding sequence ATGAAAAACTTTCTTACAAAATCATTACTCGTTCTCTTTGGACTCTTAATTGTGTCATGCGCTTCAGTAAAAGTTGCCGCAGATTATGATAAAGAAGCCGATTTTAATTCTTATAAAACTTTTGCTTTCTTTAAAACAGGAATAGATAAAGCTGAAATAAGTGATTTAGATAAACGTAGAATTTTACGTGCCATCGAATCAGAATTATTAGCCAAAGGTTTTACAAAATCTGAAAACCCAGATATGTTGGTTAGCATCTTTACCAAATCTCAACAACGTATAAATGTCTATAATAACACTTGGGGTTGGGCAAATTTTGGTCCTCGTTGGGGTTACAATAATCAAACTATAGTTTCCTCAAATCCAGAAGGCACATTATATATTGACCTTATTGATATGGAAAAGAAAGAATTAATTTGGCAAGGAATGGGAACAGGTTATATTTCTAAAAAAATGGATAAAAAAGAAGAACAAATCAAAGAGTTTGTAATGAAAATAATGGAAAAGTATCCTCCAGGAGAGAAACAATAA
- a CDS encoding urocanate hydratase yields the protein MSFQNQIKEGIPKSLPQAKPYDTSINHAPKRKAILASEEKKLALKNALRYFDKSQHAELISEFKNELETYGRIYMYRLRPDYKMYARPIEDYPAKSKQAAAIMLMIQNNLDYAVAQHPHELITYGGNGGVFSNWAQYRLTMKYLSEMNNEQTLVMYSGHPMGLFPSHDNAPRVVVTNGMMIPNYSKPDDWEKFNALGVTQYGQMTAGSYMYIGPQGIVHGTTITVLNGFRKINKDPKGNLFVTSGLGGMSGAQPKAGNIAGCITVCAEVNPKITQVRLDQGWIDEKITDLNELVARVNKAKAEKETISIAYLGNIVDVWEKFDEANLHIDLGSDQTSLHNPWAGGYYPVDMTFEDANEMMANNPELFKEKVQETLRRHATAINKHTEKGTYFFDYGNAFLLEASRAGADIMAENGIDFKYPSYVQDIMGPMCFDYGFGPFRWVCASGKSEDLAITDAIACEVLEALKRKAPNEIQQQMADNIQWIKGAQDNKLVVGSQARILYADAEGRLKIAEAFNNAIKNKRIGTVILGRDHHDVSGTDSPYRETSNIYDGSRFTADMAIHNVIGDSFRGATWVSIHNGGGVGWGEVINGGFGMVLDGSIEAEKRLKSMLFWDVNNGIARRNWARNEGAVFAIKRAMESEPNLKVTLPNIVDEDLLDAL from the coding sequence ATATCGTTTCAGAATCAAATTAAAGAAGGAATCCCAAAAAGTTTACCTCAAGCTAAACCTTATGATACTTCAATTAATCATGCGCCAAAACGTAAAGCTATTTTAGCTTCAGAAGAAAAGAAATTAGCCTTAAAAAATGCACTTAGATACTTTGATAAATCTCAACATGCCGAATTAATTTCAGAATTCAAAAATGAATTAGAAACCTACGGAAGAATATACATGTATCGTCTTCGTCCAGATTACAAAATGTATGCAAGGCCTATTGAAGACTATCCAGCAAAATCTAAGCAAGCTGCTGCAATAATGCTAATGATTCAAAATAATCTAGATTATGCCGTTGCACAACATCCTCATGAATTAATAACCTATGGTGGAAATGGAGGCGTGTTTTCTAATTGGGCTCAATATCGCTTAACTATGAAATACCTTTCAGAAATGAATAACGAGCAAACACTTGTTATGTATTCTGGACATCCTATGGGCTTATTTCCTAGTCATGATAATGCACCAAGAGTTGTTGTCACCAATGGCATGATGATTCCTAACTACTCTAAACCAGATGATTGGGAAAAATTTAATGCCTTAGGTGTTACGCAGTATGGACAAATGACAGCTGGAAGCTATATGTATATTGGACCACAAGGCATCGTACACGGAACAACAATTACTGTATTAAACGGATTTAGAAAAATAAATAAAGATCCTAAAGGCAATCTTTTTGTAACTTCTGGACTTGGCGGAATGTCTGGAGCGCAACCAAAAGCAGGTAATATTGCTGGTTGTATTACGGTTTGTGCTGAAGTAAATCCGAAAATCACTCAGGTTCGATTAGACCAAGGTTGGATCGATGAAAAAATCACAGATTTAAATGAACTTGTAGCTAGAGTTAATAAAGCAAAAGCTGAAAAGGAAACCATTTCTATAGCATATTTAGGAAATATTGTAGATGTATGGGAAAAATTTGATGAAGCAAATCTTCATATCGATTTAGGAAGCGATCAAACCTCACTACACAATCCTTGGGCTGGTGGCTATTATCCTGTAGACATGACTTTTGAAGACGCGAATGAGATGATGGCAAACAATCCAGAACTTTTTAAAGAGAAAGTACAAGAAACCTTACGTCGTCATGCAACTGCCATAAATAAACACACAGAAAAGGGCACCTATTTCTTTGATTATGGTAATGCGTTCTTATTAGAAGCTTCCAGAGCTGGCGCAGATATCATGGCCGAAAACGGTATAGATTTTAAATATCCTAGTTATGTACAAGACATCATGGGACCTATGTGTTTTGACTATGGTTTTGGACCATTTAGATGGGTTTGTGCTTCTGGAAAATCTGAAGATTTAGCAATAACAGATGCTATAGCTTGTGAAGTGTTGGAAGCACTAAAAAGAAAAGCTCCTAATGAAATTCAACAGCAAATGGCTGATAATATCCAATGGATTAAAGGCGCACAAGACAACAAACTCGTTGTTGGCTCACAAGCAAGAATTCTATATGCGGATGCTGAAGGACGACTAAAAATTGCTGAAGCCTTTAATAATGCAATTAAAAATAAACGCATAGGCACTGTTATTCTTGGACGAGATCATCACGATGTCTCAGGAACAGATTCTCCTTATCGTGAAACCAGTAATATTTACGATGGCTCACGTTTTACAGCAGATATGGCGATTCACAATGTTATTGGAGATAGTTTTAGAGGAGCAACTTGGGTTAGCATTCATAATGGTGGAGGCGTTGGTTGGGGAGAAGTTATAAATGGTGGATTTGGTATGGTTCTTGATGGTAGTATTGAAGCAGAAAAACGTTTAAAATCGATGCTATTCTGGGATGTAAATAACGGAATTGCAAGACGAAATTGGGCAAGAAATGAAGGTGCTGTATTTGCTATAAAACGTGCCATGGAAAGTGAACCTAATTTAAAAGTAACACTTCCAAATATAGTTGATGAAGACCTACTAGACGCATTATAA
- a CDS encoding DUF5522 domain-containing protein produces MKKIIPLEEGDYYLTPEGYRCFTEQYLLKRGYCCESGCRHCPYGFDKNSLKKK; encoded by the coding sequence ATGAAGAAAATCATTCCTTTAGAAGAAGGCGATTATTATTTAACACCAGAAGGCTATCGTTGTTTCACAGAGCAATATCTCTTAAAAAGAGGTTATTGCTGTGAAAGTGGATGTAGACATTGTCCTTATGGTTTTGACAAAAACTCTTTAAAAAAAAAGTAA